One Halarcobacter ebronensis genomic window carries:
- the infA gene encoding translation initiation factor IF-1 yields MAKDDVIVIDGKVIEALPNAMFRVELDNGHVVLCHISGKMRMHYIKILPGDKVKVEITPYSLDKGRITHRYK; encoded by the coding sequence GTGGCAAAGGATGATGTAATAGTAATTGATGGTAAAGTTATTGAAGCTTTACCAAATGCTATGTTCAGAGTAGAATTAGATAATGGACATGTAGTTTTATGTCATATCTCAGGAAAAATGAGAATGCACTACATAAAAATATTACCTGGTGATAAAGTAAAAGTTGAAATTACACCATATTCACTAGATAAGGGTAGAATTACTCACAGATATAAATAG
- the rplN gene encoding 50S ribosomal protein L14, which produces MIQSFTRLNVADNTGAKEIMCIKVLGGSKRRYASVGDVIVASVKKALPTGKVKKGAVVKAVVVRTHKEVQRENGSLIRFDDNAAVILDAKREPIGTRIFGPVAREVRYAGFMKIVSLAPEVL; this is translated from the coding sequence ATGATTCAAAGTTTTACTAGATTAAATGTAGCTGATAACACTGGTGCTAAAGAGATCATGTGTATTAAAGTTTTAGGTGGTTCTAAAAGAAGATATGCATCTGTAGGTGACGTTATTGTTGCTTCAGTTAAAAAAGCTTTACCAACTGGTAAAGTTAAAAAAGGTGCTGTTGTTAAAGCTGTAGTTGTAAGAACACACAAAGAAGTTCAAAGAGAAAACGGATCTTTAATTAGATTCGATGACAATGCTGCAGTAATCCTAGATGCTAAAAGAGAACCAATTGGTACAAGGATTTTTGGACCTGTAGCTAGAGAAGTTAGATACGCAGGTTTTATGAAAATTGTTTCACTTGCTCCGGAGGTATTATAA
- the map gene encoding type I methionyl aminopeptidase: MAIPLRKPNEIEKLRTASVAVAKTLKYLEKNVKAGMTLLEVNQMGEDFIASLGARPAFKGLYGFPAGVCTSLNEVIIHGIPDEKVLKEGDILGLDIGTEIDGWYGDAAITMPIGKISKEDEDLIACSKDALYYAIDIIEEGMRFKELSSMIEKFIVDRGYQPLVRFCGHGIGKKPHGEPEIPNYLESGNAKSGPKIKNGMVFCIEPMICQKKREPIILENDWDVVSEDGLRGSHYEHTVAVVNGKAVILSQVEE, from the coding sequence ATGGCTATTCCTTTAAGAAAACCTAATGAAATTGAAAAACTTCGCACTGCATCCGTTGCAGTTGCGAAGACTCTAAAATATCTTGAAAAAAATGTAAAAGCTGGAATGACTCTTTTAGAAGTTAACCAAATGGGTGAAGATTTTATTGCAAGCCTTGGGGCTAGACCTGCTTTTAAAGGTCTATATGGTTTCCCAGCAGGAGTTTGTACTTCACTAAATGAAGTTATTATTCACGGAATTCCAGATGAAAAAGTTTTAAAAGAGGGTGATATTTTAGGGCTTGATATAGGTACTGAAATTGATGGATGGTATGGTGATGCAGCAATTACTATGCCTATAGGGAAAATATCAAAAGAGGATGAAGATCTAATTGCTTGTTCTAAAGATGCCTTATATTATGCAATCGATATTATAGAAGAGGGAATGAGATTTAAAGAGTTATCTTCAATGATTGAAAAATTTATCGTAGATAGAGGTTATCAACCTTTAGTTAGATTTTGTGGTCATGGTATTGGTAAAAAACCTCATGGTGAGCCAGAGATTCCAAACTATTTGGAGTCAGGAAATGCAAAATCAGGTCCAAAAATTAAAAATGGAATGGTATTTTGTATAGAACCTATGATTTGTCAGAAAAAAAGAGAACCAATTATCTTAGAAAATGATTGGGATGTTGTCTCTGAAGATGGATTAAGAGGAAGTCATTATGAGCATACAGTTGCTGTTGTTAATGGAAAAGCAGTTATTTTAAGTCAAGTAGAAGAGTAA
- the rpsQ gene encoding 30S ribosomal protein S17, with product MSSHKREIQGVVVKKAGDKTASVLVTRQVLHPKYHKTVKRFKKYLVHDEKNELNEGDTVIAIECRPLSKTKSFRLKTIVATGVK from the coding sequence ATGAGTTCACATAAAAGAGAGATTCAAGGTGTAGTGGTTAAAAAAGCTGGTGACAAAACAGCATCTGTATTAGTTACTAGACAAGTTTTACACCCTAAATACCACAAAACAGTTAAAAGATTTAAAAAGTATTTAGTTCATGATGAAAAAAATGAGTTAAATGAAGGTGACACAGTAATTGCTATTGAGTGTAGACCTTTATCAAAAACTAAATCTTTCAGATTAAAGACAATAGTAGCTACAGGAGTTAAATAA
- the rplF gene encoding 50S ribosomal protein L6, whose product MSRIGKKPIAIPSGVEVAVDGTIVTVKKGNKAIPVETHGRVEVKIDNGNVVLERIGETKESSAFWGTYRALINNAVTGLSEGFSKSLEINGVGYRAAVKGKILELQLGYSHPINYDIPEGLEVTVEKNIISVKGADKQQVGQAAAIIRGFRAPEPYKGKGVKYTDEKIIRKAGKTAKK is encoded by the coding sequence ATGTCTAGAATTGGAAAAAAACCTATCGCAATTCCATCAGGTGTAGAAGTTGCAGTTGATGGTACAATCGTAACAGTTAAAAAAGGAAACAAAGCTATTCCTGTTGAAACACACGGAAGAGTTGAAGTTAAAATTGATAACGGTAATGTTGTTTTAGAAAGAATTGGTGAAACAAAAGAATCATCAGCTTTCTGGGGAACATACAGAGCATTAATTAACAATGCGGTAACTGGACTATCTGAAGGTTTCTCAAAATCTTTAGAAATCAACGGTGTTGGTTACAGAGCAGCAGTAAAAGGAAAAATCTTAGAACTACAATTAGGTTATTCACACCCAATCAACTATGATATTCCAGAAGGTTTAGAAGTTACTGTTGAAAAAAACATTATTAGTGTAAAAGGTGCTGACAAACAACAAGTTGGTCAAGCTGCAGCAATTATTAGAGGCTTTAGAGCTCCTGAACCATATAAAGGTAAAGGTGTTAAATATACTGATGAGAAAATCATCAGAAAAGCTGGTAAAACTGCTAAGAAATAA
- the rplB gene encoding 50S ribosomal protein L2 has product MAIKKFRPITPARRFMSVMDTSDITSKPTVRSLLVKLNAKAGRNNYGRITSRHKEAGAKKLYRIIDFKRDKFGVEGTVTTVEYDPYRNCRICLVSYLDGDKRYIIQPTGLKVGDKVQAAESGLDILPGNAMRLMNIPVGTMVHNIELKPGKGAQFARSAGAYAQIMGREDKYVILRLPSGEMRKILGVCIATIGVVGNEDFSNMVVGKAGRTRHLGIRPQTRGSAMNPVDHPHGGGEGKTNSGRHPVTPWGMPTKGYKTRKKKASDKLIISRRKK; this is encoded by the coding sequence ATGGCAATTAAAAAATTTAGACCAATAACTCCTGCAAGAAGATTTATGTCTGTAATGGACACTTCTGATATTACTTCTAAACCAACTGTTAGATCTTTATTAGTAAAACTAAATGCTAAAGCTGGTAGAAATAATTACGGTAGAATCACTTCAAGACACAAAGAAGCAGGTGCTAAAAAATTATATAGAATTATTGATTTCAAAAGAGATAAATTTGGAGTTGAAGGTACAGTAACTACTGTTGAGTACGATCCATACAGAAACTGTAGAATTTGTTTAGTTAGTTACCTAGATGGTGATAAAAGATATATTATTCAACCAACTGGTTTAAAAGTTGGAGATAAAGTACAAGCTGCTGAATCTGGTCTTGATATTTTACCAGGTAACGCAATGAGACTTATGAATATCCCTGTTGGTACAATGGTTCACAATATTGAACTTAAACCAGGTAAAGGTGCACAATTTGCAAGATCTGCTGGTGCATATGCTCAAATCATGGGTAGAGAAGACAAATATGTTATCTTAAGATTACCTTCTGGTGAAATGAGAAAAATTCTTGGTGTTTGTATAGCAACAATTGGTGTTGTTGGAAACGAAGATTTCTCAAACATGGTAGTAGGTAAAGCTGGTAGAACTAGACACCTTGGTATTAGACCTCAAACAAGAGGTTCTGCAATGAACCCAGTTGATCACCCACACGGTGGAGGTGAAGGTAAAACTAACTCAGGAAGACATCCAGTTACTCCTTGGGGTATGCCAACTAAAGGTTATAAAACTAGAAAGAAAAAAGCTAGTGACAAATTAATCATTTCAAGAAGAAAGAAGTAA
- the rpsH gene encoding 30S ribosomal protein S8 codes for MMNDIIADALTRIRNAAMRKLEVATLLHSNTVVGILSVLEKKGYIEGFKEVDGEKNKKTIQVTLKYDDNERSVINELKRVSTPGRRVYKNASEIKTFKNGYGTIIVSTNKGVIANDEAFAANVGGEVLCTVW; via the coding sequence ATGATGAATGATATAATCGCAGATGCTTTAACTAGAATTAGAAATGCTGCAATGAGAAAATTAGAAGTTGCAACATTATTACATTCTAATACAGTAGTTGGAATTTTAAGTGTACTTGAGAAGAAAGGGTACATCGAAGGATTCAAAGAAGTTGATGGTGAAAAAAATAAGAAAACAATCCAAGTTACATTAAAATATGATGATAACGAAAGATCTGTAATCAACGAATTAAAAAGAGTTTCAACTCCAGGAAGAAGAGTTTATAAAAACGCTTCTGAAATTAAAACTTTCAAAAATGGATATGGTACAATCATTGTTTCTACAAACAAAGGTGTAATTGCAAATGATGAAGCTTTCGCTGCTAATGTTGGTGGTGAAGTTCTATGTACTGTATGGTAG
- the rpsE gene encoding 30S ribosomal protein S5 — MAAVNREDFQEAIVKIGRVTKVVKGGRRFRFTALVVVGDKNGTVGFGTGKAKEVPDAIKKALDDAFKSLVKVNIHGTTIAHDIEHKYNSSKILLKPASEGTGLIAGGAARPVLELSGVKDIIAKSLGSNNPNNLVQATVEALARIKG; from the coding sequence ATGGCAGCAGTAAATAGAGAAGATTTTCAAGAAGCAATCGTTAAAATCGGAAGAGTAACAAAAGTTGTAAAAGGTGGTAGAAGATTCAGATTTACAGCTTTAGTTGTTGTTGGAGATAAAAACGGTACAGTTGGATTTGGTACAGGAAAAGCTAAAGAGGTTCCTGATGCAATTAAAAAAGCTTTAGATGATGCATTTAAATCTTTAGTAAAAGTTAATATTCATGGTACTACTATTGCTCATGATATTGAACATAAATATAATTCAAGTAAAATTTTATTAAAACCAGCATCAGAAGGTACAGGGCTTATAGCAGGAGGTGCTGCAAGACCAGTACTAGAACTTTCTGGAGTTAAAGATATTATTGCAAAATCTTTAGGTTCAAATAATCCAAACAACCTTGTACAAGCTACAGTTGAAGCATTAGCAAGAATTAAAGGATAA
- the rplO gene encoding 50S ribosomal protein L15 translates to MALENLQPAEGSTKNVKRIGRGQGSGTGKTAGKGNKGQKARSGYKIKRGFEGGQQPLQKRLPKVGFFSRVVKPYSLNVDKVKSVAELNEITVETIKTVYKLSKSVTKVKLVGASAKDLVSKIKDENVTTTGN, encoded by the coding sequence ATGGCATTAGAAAATTTACAACCAGCAGAAGGTAGTACAAAAAATGTTAAGAGAATAGGTAGAGGACAAGGTTCTGGAACTGGTAAAACTGCCGGTAAAGGAAACAAAGGTCAAAAAGCTAGATCTGGATACAAAATCAAAAGAGGTTTTGAGGGTGGTCAACAACCATTACAAAAAAGACTTCCAAAAGTTGGTTTTTTCTCTAGAGTAGTAAAACCATATTCACTTAATGTAGATAAAGTAAAAAGCGTTGCTGAACTAAATGAAATTACAGTTGAAACAATTAAAACTGTATACAAACTTTCTAAAAGTGTTACAAAAGTTAAATTAGTTGGTGCATCTGCAAAAGATTTAGTATCTAAGATTAAAGACGAAAACGTAACAACTACTGGAAATTGA
- the rplP gene encoding 50S ribosomal protein L16 yields the protein MLMPKRMKYRKYQKGRNRGKAQRGNSLAYGEYGIKALEHGRIDSRQIEAARIAMTRKVKRAAKVWIMVFPDKPLTAKPLETRMGKGKGAIDKWVMNIKPGRVCFEMAGVSEDLAKEALSLAQHKLPFKTKIVSRESENDLF from the coding sequence ATGTTAATGCCTAAAAGAATGAAATACAGAAAATACCAAAAAGGTAGAAACAGAGGTAAAGCACAAAGAGGTAACTCTTTAGCTTACGGTGAATATGGTATTAAAGCTTTAGAGCATGGAAGAATTGATTCAAGACAAATCGAAGCTGCCAGAATTGCTATGACAAGAAAAGTAAAAAGAGCTGCTAAAGTATGGATTATGGTATTCCCAGATAAACCACTTACTGCTAAACCACTTGAAACAAGAATGGGTAAAGGTAAAGGTGCAATCGATAAATGGGTTATGAATATCAAACCAGGAAGAGTTTGCTTCGAAATGGCTGGTGTGTCTGAAGATTTAGCAAAAGAGGCTCTATCATTAGCACAACATAAGTTACCATTCAAAACTAAAATTGTAAGTAGAGAAAGTGAAAATGATTTATTCTGA
- the rpsS gene encoding 30S ribosomal protein S19 encodes MARSIKKGPFVDAHLIKKVIKANEANDKKPIKTWSRRSMILPEMIGLTFNVHNGRNFVPVLVTENHVGYKLGEFAPTRTFKGHKGSVQKKVG; translated from the coding sequence ATGGCAAGATCAATAAAAAAAGGTCCATTTGTAGACGCACACTTAATAAAAAAAGTTATTAAAGCTAATGAAGCTAACGATAAAAAACCAATTAAAACGTGGTCAAGAAGATCTATGATTCTACCTGAAATGATTGGTTTAACATTTAATGTGCACAATGGTAGAAACTTTGTACCTGTATTAGTTACAGAAAACCACGTTGGATATAAATTAGGTGAATTTGCTCCAACTAGAACATTTAAAGGGCATAAAGGCTCTGTACAAAAAAAGGTAGGATGA
- the secY gene encoding preprotein translocase subunit SecY, with amino-acid sequence MNKDLINKILLTLGFILLYRLLAYVPVPGVNIDVVKEFFDSNANNALGLVNMFSGNAVSRLSIISLGIMPYITASIIMELLAATFPALGKMKKERDGMQKYMQIIRYTTIVITLIQSIGVSMGLNSLTGQSGQSAISIDMNTFVAVSSISMLTGTMLLMWIGEQITQRGIGNGISLIIFAGIVSAIPGAIGGTIDLVNNGQMNFLTVIAILVIVLATVGAIIYVELGERRVPVSYSRKVMMQNQNRRVMNYIPIKVNLSGVIPAIFASAILMFPATVLQGSQNKFMLAIADFISPTSYTFNILMFLFVVFFAFFYASITFNAKDISENLKKQGGFIPGVRPGESTAGFLNEVASKLTLWGAVYLGLISTVPWLLVKAMGVPFYFGGVAVLIVVQVAIDTMRKIEAQQYMNKYQTLSAVGL; translated from the coding sequence ATGAATAAAGATCTAATAAATAAGATTCTTCTTACATTAGGTTTTATTTTACTCTATAGGTTACTGGCTTATGTGCCAGTTCCTGGAGTTAATATTGACGTAGTAAAAGAATTTTTTGATTCAAATGCAAACAATGCATTAGGTCTTGTGAATATGTTTAGTGGTAATGCAGTGTCAAGACTGTCTATTATATCACTAGGTATTATGCCTTACATTACAGCTTCAATTATTATGGAGCTACTTGCCGCAACTTTCCCAGCACTTGGTAAAATGAAAAAAGAGAGAGATGGGATGCAAAAATATATGCAAATCATCAGATATACAACTATTGTAATTACTCTTATTCAATCTATTGGTGTATCAATGGGTCTTAACTCATTAACTGGACAAAGTGGACAAAGTGCAATTTCTATAGATATGAATACATTTGTTGCAGTATCTTCAATTTCAATGCTTACAGGAACTATGCTTTTAATGTGGATTGGTGAACAAATCACACAAAGAGGTATAGGTAATGGTATTTCGCTTATTATCTTTGCAGGTATCGTTTCAGCAATTCCAGGAGCTATTGGTGGTACTATAGATTTAGTTAATAATGGACAAATGAACTTTTTAACTGTAATTGCAATTTTAGTTATTGTTTTAGCAACTGTTGGAGCAATTATCTATGTTGAATTAGGTGAAAGAAGAGTTCCTGTTTCATACTCAAGAAAAGTTATGATGCAAAATCAAAACAGAAGAGTTATGAACTATATTCCAATAAAAGTAAACCTATCAGGAGTTATTCCTGCAATTTTTGCAAGTGCAATTTTAATGTTCCCTGCAACAGTATTGCAAGGAAGCCAAAACAAATTTATGTTAGCTATTGCAGACTTTATTAGTCCAACTTCATATACATTTAATATCTTAATGTTTTTATTTGTAGTTTTCTTTGCATTCTTTTATGCATCAATTACATTTAACGCAAAAGATATTTCTGAGAACTTAAAGAAACAAGGTGGATTTATTCCAGGTGTACGACCAGGAGAATCAACAGCTGGGTTCTTAAATGAAGTTGCAAGTAAACTTACTCTTTGGGGAGCTGTATATCTTGGTCTTATCTCAACTGTGCCTTGGCTTTTAGTAAAAGCTATGGGAGTTCCATTCTATTTTGGTGGAGTTGCTGTTCTTATCGTTGTTCAAGTTGCTATTGATACAATGAGAAAAATAGAGGCTCAACAGTATATGAATAAATATCAAACTCTAAGTGCGGTTGGACTATAA
- the rplV gene encoding 50S ribosomal protein L22: protein MGKAILKFIRLSPIKARLIAREVQGMNAEYAIASLEFTPNKAAGIISKVIASAVANAGLEPQDAVITSARVDKGPVLKRFTPRARGSASPKNRPTAHIMIEVAAAEKGDK, encoded by the coding sequence ATGGGAAAAGCAATATTAAAATTTATTAGACTTTCTCCAATTAAAGCAAGACTTATTGCAAGAGAAGTGCAAGGTATGAATGCTGAGTATGCTATTGCATCATTAGAGTTTACTCCTAACAAAGCTGCTGGAATTATTTCAAAAGTAATCGCTTCAGCTGTAGCAAACGCAGGATTAGAACCACAAGACGCGGTTATTACATCTGCTAGAGTTGACAAAGGTCCTGTTCTTAAGAGATTTACTCCAAGAGCAAGAGGAAGTGCATCACCAAAAAATAGACCAACTGCACACATTATGATTGAAGTAGCGGCTGCTGAAAAAGGAGACAAGTAA
- a CDS encoding type Z 30S ribosomal protein S14, with the protein MAKKSMIAKQKRTPKFSTRAYTRCSVCGRPHSVYKDFGLCRLCLRKMANEGLLPGVKKSSW; encoded by the coding sequence ATGGCAAAGAAATCAATGATTGCTAAACAAAAGAGAACTCCTAAGTTCTCTACAAGAGCATATACAAGATGTTCTGTTTGTGGTAGACCGCACTCTGTATACAAAGATTTCGGTCTTTGTAGACTTTGTTTAAGAAAAATGGCTAACGAGGGATTACTTCCTGGCGTTAAAAAATCTAGTTGGTAG
- the rplD gene encoding 50S ribosomal protein L4: MSNAVVVKTNELPESFKDINSHNLYLYVKSYLAAQRANTARVKNKSEVSGGGKKPKAQKGSGAARWGSKRSPLFVGGGQIFGPTKRNYNQKINKKQKALALNFAINAHAERGSLFVADSIKVESGKTKDAVSIINGLNQRDTLLIVNSIEEKTYLAFRNIKNCYMIEKQEINAYLISAYHSVLVEKEVLESLTKEA, translated from the coding sequence ATGAGTAACGCAGTAGTAGTTAAAACAAACGAGTTACCAGAGTCATTCAAAGACATTAACTCACACAATTTATACCTTTATGTAAAATCATACTTAGCTGCTCAAAGAGCAAATACTGCTAGAGTTAAAAACAAATCTGAAGTAAGCGGTGGTGGTAAAAAACCTAAAGCTCAAAAAGGTTCTGGTGCAGCTAGATGGGGTTCTAAAAGATCACCACTATTTGTTGGTGGGGGACAAATTTTTGGACCTACAAAAAGAAACTACAATCAAAAAATCAATAAAAAGCAAAAAGCTTTAGCACTTAATTTTGCTATTAATGCTCACGCTGAAAGAGGTTCTTTATTTGTAGCTGATTCAATCAAAGTTGAATCTGGTAAAACTAAAGATGCGGTTTCAATTATTAACGGATTAAACCAAAGAGATACTCTTTTAATTGTTAACTCAATTGAAGAGAAAACATACTTAGCGTTTAGAAACATTAAAAATTGTTATATGATTGAAAAACAAGAAATTAATGCATATTTAATTTCTGCATATCACTCAGTACTTGTTGAAAAAGAAGTACTTGAATCATTAACAAAAGAGGCGTAA
- the rplE gene encoding 50S ribosomal protein L5 has translation MAARLFERYNAEIKPALESEFPKNKTLTAKLEKVVISVGAGEAMKDSKLMQNIEDTISLIAGQRAVKVIAKKSVAGFKVREGMPVGVKVTLRGENMYNFLDKLCSIALPRVKDFRGLNRNGFDGRGNFNFGLDEQLMFPEVVYDNIIKTHGMNISISTSADNDQEAYRLLELVGVPFTKGRA, from the coding sequence ATGGCAGCAAGACTATTTGAAAGATATAATGCAGAAATCAAGCCAGCTTTAGAGTCTGAGTTTCCTAAAAATAAAACATTAACTGCTAAATTAGAAAAAGTAGTTATTTCTGTTGGTGCTGGTGAAGCTATGAAAGATAGTAAATTAATGCAAAACATTGAAGATACTATCTCTTTAATCGCTGGACAAAGAGCAGTAAAAGTTATTGCTAAAAAATCAGTTGCTGGTTTTAAAGTAAGAGAAGGTATGCCTGTAGGTGTAAAAGTTACTTTAAGAGGTGAAAATATGTATAACTTTTTAGATAAGTTATGTTCAATTGCACTTCCAAGAGTAAAAGACTTTAGAGGTTTAAACAGAAACGGTTTTGATGGTAGAGGTAACTTCAACTTTGGTTTAGATGAGCAATTAATGTTCCCAGAAGTTGTATATGATAATATTATTAAAACTCATGGTATGAACATTTCAATTTCAACATCTGCTGATAATGATCAAGAAGCATACAGATTATTAGAGCTTGTTGGAGTTCCATTTACTAAAGGAAGAGCGTAA
- the rpmC gene encoding 50S ribosomal protein L29 produces MIYSDLNEKSLQELNELLKEKKVLLFELKAKLKTMQLTNTSELRACKKDIARIQTAITAAKAN; encoded by the coding sequence ATGATTTATTCTGATTTAAATGAGAAAAGCTTACAAGAGCTAAATGAGTTATTAAAAGAGAAAAAGGTGCTACTTTTTGAATTAAAAGCTAAGCTAAAAACTATGCAGTTAACTAATACTTCTGAATTAAGAGCGTGCAAAAAAGACATCGCTAGAATTCAAACAGCTATTACTGCAGCAAAAGCTAACTAA
- the rpsC gene encoding 30S ribosomal protein S3, giving the protein MGQKVNPIGLRLGINRNWESRWFPKFSNMPANVAEDDKIRKFVKKELYYAGVAQTVVERTAKKVRVTIVAARPGIIIGKKGADVEKLKNSLSKLVGKEIAVNIKEERKPQLSAQLSAENVAQQLERRVAFRRAMKRVMQNALKSGAKGIKVSVSGRLGGAEMARTEWYLEGRVPLHTLRARIDYGFAEAHTTYGCIGIKVWIFKGEVLAKGIPTEKEVESKPAKRRPSKRRGK; this is encoded by the coding sequence ATGGGTCAAAAAGTTAATCCAATAGGTTTAAGATTAGGTATCAATAGAAACTGGGAATCAAGATGGTTTCCTAAATTCTCTAATATGCCTGCAAATGTAGCTGAAGATGATAAAATCAGAAAATTTGTAAAAAAAGAACTTTACTATGCTGGTGTTGCTCAAACTGTTGTTGAAAGAACAGCTAAAAAAGTTAGAGTAACTATAGTAGCAGCAAGACCTGGTATTATCATTGGTAAAAAAGGTGCTGATGTTGAAAAACTTAAAAACTCTCTTTCAAAATTAGTTGGAAAAGAGATTGCAGTTAATATTAAAGAAGAGAGAAAACCACAACTTTCTGCTCAACTTTCTGCTGAAAATGTTGCTCAACAATTAGAGAGAAGGGTAGCATTTAGAAGAGCTATGAAAAGAGTTATGCAAAATGCTCTAAAATCTGGTGCAAAAGGTATCAAAGTTTCTGTTTCTGGAAGACTTGGTGGTGCTGAGATGGCTAGAACTGAGTGGTATTTAGAGGGAAGAGTTCCTTTACATACTTTAAGAGCAAGAATTGATTATGGTTTTGCTGAAGCTCATACAACTTATGGTTGTATTGGTATTAAAGTTTGGATTTTCAAAGGTGAAGTACTTGCTAAAGGTATTCCAACTGAGAAAGAAGTTGAGTCTAAACCTGCAAAAAGAAGACCAAGTAAAAGAAGAGGTAAATAA
- the rplX gene encoding 50S ribosomal protein L24 — MAAKLKIKKGDTVKIIAGDDKGKTGEVLAVFPSKGQVIVKDCKVAKKTVKPDQEKNPNGGFVNKEMPINISNVAKVEGE, encoded by the coding sequence ATGGCTGCTAAATTGAAGATTAAAAAAGGTGATACTGTAAAAATTATTGCTGGAGACGACAAAGGTAAAACTGGTGAAGTTTTAGCTGTTTTCCCTTCAAAAGGTCAAGTAATCGTTAAAGATTGTAAAGTGGCTAAAAAGACAGTTAAACCAGATCAAGAGAAAAACCCAAATGGTGGTTTTGTAAATAAAGAGATGCCAATTAACATCTCTAATGTAGCAAAAGTAGAAGGTGAGTAA
- the rplR gene encoding 50S ribosomal protein L18 — protein sequence MSRAKDILKKNSLRAIRKKRVRGSIAKGTAQSPRVTIFKSNRYLSAQAIDDVAGVTLVAVNSKALGLNVNKANAVKVAAQFAENLKAAGIETVVFDRNGYLYHGVIASFADALRDNGIKL from the coding sequence ATGAGTAGAGCAAAAGATATATTAAAGAAAAACTCTTTAAGAGCAATCAGAAAGAAGAGAGTTAGAGGAAGTATAGCTAAAGGTACTGCGCAATCACCTAGAGTAACTATTTTCAAATCAAATAGATACTTAAGTGCACAAGCAATTGATGATGTTGCAGGTGTTACATTAGTAGCAGTAAACTCTAAAGCTTTAGGTCTAAATGTTAACAAAGCTAATGCAGTTAAAGTTGCAGCACAGTTTGCAGAGAACTTAAAAGCTGCTGGAATTGAAACAGTAGTATTTGATAGAAATGGATACCTTTATCATGGTGTAATAGCAAGTTTTGCTGATGCACTTAGAGATAATGGTATTAAATTATAA
- a CDS encoding 50S ribosomal protein L23: MADITDIKAILYTEKTIELQENGVIVVQTSPKMTKNGLKEVFKEYFGVTPSKINSLRQDGKVKRFRGRPGKRPDFKKFYVTLPEGAEIANLSA, from the coding sequence ATGGCAGATATTACAGATATTAAAGCAATATTATATACAGAAAAGACAATCGAGCTTCAAGAAAATGGTGTAATCGTTGTTCAAACAAGTCCTAAAATGACTAAAAACGGTTTAAAAGAAGTATTTAAAGAGTATTTTGGAGTAACTCCATCAAAAATTAACTCTTTAAGACAAGATGGTAAAGTAAAAAGATTTAGAGGAAGACCTGGTAAAAGACCAGATTTCAAAAAATTCTATGTTACATTACCAGAGGGCGCTGAAATAGCGAACCTATCAGCTTAA